The following proteins are co-located in the Vigna angularis cultivar LongXiaoDou No.4 chromosome 2, ASM1680809v1, whole genome shotgun sequence genome:
- the LOC108323264 gene encoding putative lysine-specific demethylase JMJ16 isoform X3 — translation MEEAGYDCPKFQENENLAVPPGFVSLTSFILRKSGNVKKNDNSTAFPVASEQEPNCMKTELETNGIDAYRQGLIRRPWINMDPSNNHKPKESHTKHLPMNLPINPSRPKGTIRGCPSCNNCVKVTARWHPKDAIREDLEEAPIFYPTEEEFKDTLTYIASVRSKAETYGICRIVPPTCWKPPCFLQREHIWEKSEFVAQIQRIDGHQVRRIDGHQEIMASACENTKTKRKRDVEVTLGSQLCKRNTSNPNNHNVEECDCESEPGPKFSLKTFKEYADVFKNQYFNYNDKKKFIGSSIKLAIPEQSEPSVENIEGEYGRIVQNPSEEIEVLCCNKLEAGVFSSGFPTVSDPVGANAYPEYLKSGWNLNNILSGSLLSFESPDVLCNLDPNVSVGMCFSAVNWKVEEHHLYSLSYIHLGEPKVWYSVPGRFAVNFETIWKKYLPDLLAGKHHMHDTMEMQLSCSILKAEGIPVYRCVQYPREFVLVFPGAYHSGFDCGFNCSESVSFAPLEWLLHGQNVVELYREQRKKTLFSYDKLLLGAANEAVRAQWETGLCMKSTSSDSLTYKVSHSE, via the exons ATGGAAGAAGCAGGTTATGATTGCCCCAAATTTCAGGAGAACGAAAATCTTGCAGTGCCCCCGGGTTTTGTATCCCTCACATCTTTCATTTTGAGAAAGAGTGGAAAtgttaagaaaaatgataacTCTACAGCCTTTCCAGTTGCATCTGAACAAGAGCCAAACTGTATGAAGACTGAACTTGAGACGAATGGCATTGATGCTTATAGGCAGGGTCTTATACGTCGGCCATGGATAAACATGGACCCGAGCAACAACCACAAGCCTAAGGAATCTCACACAAAGCATCTTCCTATG aacCTACCTATAAATCCTAGTCGTCCAAAGGGGACCATACGGGGATGTCCTAGTTGCAATAATTGTGTGAAG GTAACAGCAAGGTGGCATCCTAAGGATGCAATAAGAGAAGATTTGGAAGAAGCTCCTATCTTCTACCCAACAGAAGAG GAATTCAAAGACACGCTTACATATATTGCAAGTGTACGTTCCAAAGCAGAAACTTATGGAATTTGCCGAATTGTTCCTCCTACTTGCTGGAAACCACCATGCTTTCTTCAGAGAGAACACATATGGGAAAAGTCTGAATTTGTTGCTCAGATTCAGCGAATTGATGGACACCAAGTTCGGCGAATTGATGGACATCAAGAAATTATGGCCAGTGCTTGTGAAAATACAAAAACCAAGAGAAAAAGAGATGTAGAAGTAACTTTGGGCTCTCAGCTTTGTAAAAGAAACACTAGCAACCCAAATAACCATAATGTTGAAGAATGTGATTGTGAGTCTGAACCAGGTCCTAAATTCAGTCTCAAAACATTTAAGGAATATGCAGATGTGTTTAAGAACCAGTACTTTAATTACAATGATAAGAAGAAATTCATAGGTTCCAGTATAAAATTAGCTATACCTGAGCAGTCGGAACCATCTGTGGAGAATATTGAGGGTGAATATGGTCGAATTGTTCAAAATCCATCTGAAGAAATTGAG GTGCTTTGTTGTAATAAATTGGAGGCTGGAGTTTTTAGCAGTGGATTTCCTACAGTTTCTGATCCTGTGGGGGCAAACGCTTACCCTGAATATTTGAAATCTGGATGGAACTTGAATAATATTCTTTCAGGTTCCCTTCTTTCGTTTGAAAGCCCTGATGTTTTATGTAACCTAGATCCCAATGTTAGTGTGGGAATGTGCTTCTCTGCTGTCAACTGG AAAGTTGAAGAACACCACTTATACTCATTATCGTACATACATCTGGGTGAACCAAAAGTGTGGTATAGCGTCCCAGGAAGATTTGCTGTTAACTTTGAAACAATTTGGAAAAAGTATCTACCAGATTTGCTTGCAGGAAAGCATCATATGCATGATACTATG GAGATGCAATTATCATGCTCCATATTGAAGGCAGAGGGTATACCTGTCTATCGTTGTGTTCAGTATCCTCGTGAATTTGTTCTCGTCTTCCCTGGGGCATATCATTCAGGATTTGATTGTGGTTTCAACTGTTCTGAATCAGTAAGTTTTGCTCCTCTTGAGTGGCTGCTTCATGGACAGAACGTTGTAGAGCTTTATCGTGAACAGAGGAAGAAGACATTATTTTCATATGACAAGCTTTTATTAGGAGCTGCAAATGAAGCTGTCAGGGCCCAGTGGGAAACTGGTCTATGCATGAAGAGCACATCCTCCGACAGCTTAACATATAAAG TTTCGCATTCAGAGTGA
- the LOC108323264 gene encoding lysine-specific demethylase JMJ703 isoform X2 yields the protein MKEFKDTLTYIASVRSKAETYGICRIVPPTCWKPPCFLQREHIWEKSEFVAQIQRIDGHQVRRIDGHQEIMASACENTKTKRKRDVEVTLGSQLCKRNTSNPNNHNVEECDCESEPGPKFSLKTFKEYADVFKNQYFNYNDKKKFIGSSIKLAIPEQSEPSVENIEGEYGRIVQNPSEEIEVLCCNKLEAGVFSSGFPTVSDPVGANAYPEYLKSGWNLNNILSGSLLSFESPDVLCNLDPNVSVGMCFSAVNWKVEEHHLYSLSYIHLGEPKVWYSVPGRFAVNFETIWKKYLPDLLAGKHHMHDTMEMQLSCSILKAEGIPVYRCVQYPREFVLVFPGAYHSGFDCGFNCSESVSFAPLEWLLHGQNVVELYREQRKKTLFSYDKLLLGAANEAVRAQWETGLCMKSTSSDSLTYKGAYIKNEFLTKAFNFRIQSEILKRKFLTSSLLSQRMDEKFYATCRRECSICLCDLHLSAVGCSCSNDKFACLDHAKHFCYCTWSNKIFFYRYEISELNVLRQALEGKLSAVFKWAKEYLGLTLNSAASKRSKARSENVSGSTFPSQDLHTKKSISHTAANESKEKLRQLQEILNASKKKQNEEVSQVSQTSGGTHSSYDTHSKTKTDLPQSSCASGAKGISSVGTKIDTEMVGSKVTISKKGDPKASKVSSVTNLRYLSFLQEHVLLDVSSDSTSTSSSDSEVA from the exons ATGAAGGAATTCAAAGACACGCTTACATATATTGCAAGTGTACGTTCCAAAGCAGAAACTTATGGAATTTGCCGAATTGTTCCTCCTACTTGCTGGAAACCACCATGCTTTCTTCAGAGAGAACACATATGGGAAAAGTCTGAATTTGTTGCTCAGATTCAGCGAATTGATGGACACCAAGTTCGGCGAATTGATGGACATCAAGAAATTATGGCCAGTGCTTGTGAAAATACAAAAACCAAGAGAAAAAGAGATGTAGAAGTAACTTTGGGCTCTCAGCTTTGTAAAAGAAACACTAGCAACCCAAATAACCATAATGTTGAAGAATGTGATTGTGAGTCTGAACCAGGTCCTAAATTCAGTCTCAAAACATTTAAGGAATATGCAGATGTGTTTAAGAACCAGTACTTTAATTACAATGATAAGAAGAAATTCATAGGTTCCAGTATAAAATTAGCTATACCTGAGCAGTCGGAACCATCTGTGGAGAATATTGAGGGTGAATATGGTCGAATTGTTCAAAATCCATCTGAAGAAATTGAG GTGCTTTGTTGTAATAAATTGGAGGCTGGAGTTTTTAGCAGTGGATTTCCTACAGTTTCTGATCCTGTGGGGGCAAACGCTTACCCTGAATATTTGAAATCTGGATGGAACTTGAATAATATTCTTTCAGGTTCCCTTCTTTCGTTTGAAAGCCCTGATGTTTTATGTAACCTAGATCCCAATGTTAGTGTGGGAATGTGCTTCTCTGCTGTCAACTGG AAAGTTGAAGAACACCACTTATACTCATTATCGTACATACATCTGGGTGAACCAAAAGTGTGGTATAGCGTCCCAGGAAGATTTGCTGTTAACTTTGAAACAATTTGGAAAAAGTATCTACCAGATTTGCTTGCAGGAAAGCATCATATGCATGATACTATG GAGATGCAATTATCATGCTCCATATTGAAGGCAGAGGGTATACCTGTCTATCGTTGTGTTCAGTATCCTCGTGAATTTGTTCTCGTCTTCCCTGGGGCATATCATTCAGGATTTGATTGTGGTTTCAACTGTTCTGAATCAGTAAGTTTTGCTCCTCTTGAGTGGCTGCTTCATGGACAGAACGTTGTAGAGCTTTATCGTGAACAGAGGAAGAAGACATTATTTTCATATGACAAGCTTTTATTAGGAGCTGCAAATGAAGCTGTCAGGGCCCAGTGGGAAACTGGTCTATGCATGAAGAGCACATCCTCCGACAGCTTAACATATAAAGGTGCCTATATAAAAAATGAGTTCTTAACAAAAGCTTTCAAC TTTCGCATTCAGAGTGAAATTTTGAAGAGGAAATTTCTTACGAGTTCATTACTATCACAAAGAATGGATGAAAAATTTTATGCCACCTGTAGGAGGGAATGCAGTATTTGCCTGTGTGATTTACACCTATCTGCTGTTGGGTGTTCATGTTCAAATGACAAGTTTGCATGTCTTGATCATGcaaaacatttttgttattgCACTTGGAGCAACAAAATTTTCTTCTACCGTTATGAAATCAGTGAGTTAAATGTTCTTCGTCAAGCTTTGGAGGGGAAATTAAGTGCAGTCTTTAAATGGGCCAAAGAGTATCTCGGATTAACTCTGAACTCTGCTGCCTCCAAGAGATCAAAAGCACGCTCAGAAAACGTTAGTGGTTCAACCTTCCCTTCCCAAGACTTGCATACGAAAAAATCTATATCCCATACAGCAGCAAATGAATCAAAAGAGAAACTACGTCAATTGCAGGAAATATTGAATGcatcaaagaaaaaacaaaatgaagagGTTTCCCAGGTCTCGCAGACTTCTGGTGGCACTCACAGTTCATATGACACTCATTCGAAAACGAAGACAGATTTGCCTCAGTCAAGCTGTGCAAGTGGTGCGAAAGGAATCAGTTCTGTTGGCACCAAAATTGATACGGAGATGGTTGGGAGCAAGGTAACAATTTCAAAGAAAGGAGATCCAAAAGCATCGAAAGTCTCTTCAGTTACAAACTTACGGTACTTGTCTTTTCTACAAGAACATGTGTTACTTGATGTTTCATCTGATAGTACGAGTACCTCTTCATCGGACTCTGAAGTTGCATAA
- the LOC108323235 gene encoding probable arabinose 5-phosphate isomerase translates to MGSLPVPAFPAAAAKHGLDESSHIDESALTTLFKSQQSHLNFFFEHVDHSQTLAFTRALLNAAGTVFFTGVGKSGFVAHKISQTLVSLGIRSAFLSPVDALHGDIGILTDRDVLVLLSKSGATEELLRLVPCARAKGALLIALTSVEGNALAAACDMAVHLPLQRELCPFNLAPVTSTAIQMVFGDTVAIALMEARNLTKEEYAANHPAGKIGKSLIFKVKDVMRKQDDLPICRESDLIMDQLVELTSKGCGCLLVIDDRYRLIGTFTDGDLRRTLRASGEAIFQLTVGRMCNRNPRIIGPEAMAVEAMKKMEAPPSPVQFLPVINDENILIGIVTLHGLVSAGL, encoded by the exons ATGGGTTCTCTTCCTGTGCCGGCATTCCCAGCCGCGGCGGCGAAACACGGCCTTGACGAGAGCAGCCACATTGACGAGAGCGCCCTCACGACGCTGTTCAAGTCCCAGCAGAGCCACCTCAACTTCTTCTTCGAACACGTAGACCACTCCCAAACCCTAGCCTTCACGCGCGCCCTCCTTAACGCCGCAGGCACCGTCTTCTTCACTGGCGTCGGCAAGTCCGGCTTCGTCGCCCACAAGATCTCGCAGACGCTCGTCTCGCTCGGCATCCGCTCCGCCTTTCTGTCGCCGGTCGACGCGCTCCACGGTGACATCGGGATCCTCACCGACCGTGACGTTCTCGTCCTCCTCAGCAAGTCAGGCGCCACCGAGGAGCTCCTCCGCCTGGTGCCTTGTGCGAGGGCGAAGGGCGCACTCCTCATTGCGCTCACCTCCGTCGAAGGTAACGCGCTGGCCGCGGCGTGCGACATGGCCGTGCATTTGCCTCTCCAGAGAGAGCTCTGTCCTTTCAACCTTGCGCCGGTCACATCCACCGCCATTCAGATGGTTTTCGGGGACACTGTGGCCATCGCGCTCATGGAGGCGAGGAATCTCACCAAGGAGGAATACGCCGCGAACCATCCCGCCGGAAAGATCGGGAAGAGTCTCATCTTCAAG GTAAAGGATGTGATGAGGAAACAGGACGACCTTCCGATTTGCAGAGAATCGGATTTGATTATGGATCAGCTTGTGGAACTGACGAGCAAAGGATGCGGATGCCTCCTTGTGATCGATGACCGGTACCGTCTTATCGGAACGTTCACCGACGGTGATCTTCGTCGCACTCTCCGAGCCAGCGGGGAAGCCATTTTCCAACTAACTGTGGGGAGGATGTGCAACAG GAATCCAAGAATTATTGGCCCGGAGGCTATGGCGGTGGAGGCGATGAAGAAAATGGAAGCACCTCCGTCGCCTGTTCAGTTTTTGCCTGTGATAAACGATGAGAATATTTTAATTGGGATTGTGACCTTGCATGGATTGGTTTCTGCTGGGTTGTGA
- the LOC108323264 gene encoding putative lysine-specific demethylase JMJ16 isoform X1, with protein sequence MEEAGYDCPKFQENENLAVPPGFVSLTSFILRKSGNVKKNDNSTAFPVASEQEPNCMKTELETNGIDAYRQGLIRRPWINMDPSNNHKPKESHTKHLPMNLPINPSRPKGTIRGCPSCNNCVKVTARWHPKDAIREDLEEAPIFYPTEEEFKDTLTYIASVRSKAETYGICRIVPPTCWKPPCFLQREHIWEKSEFVAQIQRIDGHQVRRIDGHQEIMASACENTKTKRKRDVEVTLGSQLCKRNTSNPNNHNVEECDCESEPGPKFSLKTFKEYADVFKNQYFNYNDKKKFIGSSIKLAIPEQSEPSVENIEGEYGRIVQNPSEEIEVLCCNKLEAGVFSSGFPTVSDPVGANAYPEYLKSGWNLNNILSGSLLSFESPDVLCNLDPNVSVGMCFSAVNWKVEEHHLYSLSYIHLGEPKVWYSVPGRFAVNFETIWKKYLPDLLAGKHHMHDTMEMQLSCSILKAEGIPVYRCVQYPREFVLVFPGAYHSGFDCGFNCSESVSFAPLEWLLHGQNVVELYREQRKKTLFSYDKLLLGAANEAVRAQWETGLCMKSTSSDSLTYKGAYIKNEFLTKAFNFRIQSEILKRKFLTSSLLSQRMDEKFYATCRRECSICLCDLHLSAVGCSCSNDKFACLDHAKHFCYCTWSNKIFFYRYEISELNVLRQALEGKLSAVFKWAKEYLGLTLNSAASKRSKARSENVSGSTFPSQDLHTKKSISHTAANESKEKLRQLQEILNASKKKQNEEVSQVSQTSGGTHSSYDTHSKTKTDLPQSSCASGAKGISSVGTKIDTEMVGSKVTISKKGDPKASKVSSVTNLRYLSFLQEHVLLDVSSDSTSTSSSDSEVA encoded by the exons ATGGAAGAAGCAGGTTATGATTGCCCCAAATTTCAGGAGAACGAAAATCTTGCAGTGCCCCCGGGTTTTGTATCCCTCACATCTTTCATTTTGAGAAAGAGTGGAAAtgttaagaaaaatgataacTCTACAGCCTTTCCAGTTGCATCTGAACAAGAGCCAAACTGTATGAAGACTGAACTTGAGACGAATGGCATTGATGCTTATAGGCAGGGTCTTATACGTCGGCCATGGATAAACATGGACCCGAGCAACAACCACAAGCCTAAGGAATCTCACACAAAGCATCTTCCTATG aacCTACCTATAAATCCTAGTCGTCCAAAGGGGACCATACGGGGATGTCCTAGTTGCAATAATTGTGTGAAG GTAACAGCAAGGTGGCATCCTAAGGATGCAATAAGAGAAGATTTGGAAGAAGCTCCTATCTTCTACCCAACAGAAGAG GAATTCAAAGACACGCTTACATATATTGCAAGTGTACGTTCCAAAGCAGAAACTTATGGAATTTGCCGAATTGTTCCTCCTACTTGCTGGAAACCACCATGCTTTCTTCAGAGAGAACACATATGGGAAAAGTCTGAATTTGTTGCTCAGATTCAGCGAATTGATGGACACCAAGTTCGGCGAATTGATGGACATCAAGAAATTATGGCCAGTGCTTGTGAAAATACAAAAACCAAGAGAAAAAGAGATGTAGAAGTAACTTTGGGCTCTCAGCTTTGTAAAAGAAACACTAGCAACCCAAATAACCATAATGTTGAAGAATGTGATTGTGAGTCTGAACCAGGTCCTAAATTCAGTCTCAAAACATTTAAGGAATATGCAGATGTGTTTAAGAACCAGTACTTTAATTACAATGATAAGAAGAAATTCATAGGTTCCAGTATAAAATTAGCTATACCTGAGCAGTCGGAACCATCTGTGGAGAATATTGAGGGTGAATATGGTCGAATTGTTCAAAATCCATCTGAAGAAATTGAG GTGCTTTGTTGTAATAAATTGGAGGCTGGAGTTTTTAGCAGTGGATTTCCTACAGTTTCTGATCCTGTGGGGGCAAACGCTTACCCTGAATATTTGAAATCTGGATGGAACTTGAATAATATTCTTTCAGGTTCCCTTCTTTCGTTTGAAAGCCCTGATGTTTTATGTAACCTAGATCCCAATGTTAGTGTGGGAATGTGCTTCTCTGCTGTCAACTGG AAAGTTGAAGAACACCACTTATACTCATTATCGTACATACATCTGGGTGAACCAAAAGTGTGGTATAGCGTCCCAGGAAGATTTGCTGTTAACTTTGAAACAATTTGGAAAAAGTATCTACCAGATTTGCTTGCAGGAAAGCATCATATGCATGATACTATG GAGATGCAATTATCATGCTCCATATTGAAGGCAGAGGGTATACCTGTCTATCGTTGTGTTCAGTATCCTCGTGAATTTGTTCTCGTCTTCCCTGGGGCATATCATTCAGGATTTGATTGTGGTTTCAACTGTTCTGAATCAGTAAGTTTTGCTCCTCTTGAGTGGCTGCTTCATGGACAGAACGTTGTAGAGCTTTATCGTGAACAGAGGAAGAAGACATTATTTTCATATGACAAGCTTTTATTAGGAGCTGCAAATGAAGCTGTCAGGGCCCAGTGGGAAACTGGTCTATGCATGAAGAGCACATCCTCCGACAGCTTAACATATAAAGGTGCCTATATAAAAAATGAGTTCTTAACAAAAGCTTTCAAC TTTCGCATTCAGAGTGAAATTTTGAAGAGGAAATTTCTTACGAGTTCATTACTATCACAAAGAATGGATGAAAAATTTTATGCCACCTGTAGGAGGGAATGCAGTATTTGCCTGTGTGATTTACACCTATCTGCTGTTGGGTGTTCATGTTCAAATGACAAGTTTGCATGTCTTGATCATGcaaaacatttttgttattgCACTTGGAGCAACAAAATTTTCTTCTACCGTTATGAAATCAGTGAGTTAAATGTTCTTCGTCAAGCTTTGGAGGGGAAATTAAGTGCAGTCTTTAAATGGGCCAAAGAGTATCTCGGATTAACTCTGAACTCTGCTGCCTCCAAGAGATCAAAAGCACGCTCAGAAAACGTTAGTGGTTCAACCTTCCCTTCCCAAGACTTGCATACGAAAAAATCTATATCCCATACAGCAGCAAATGAATCAAAAGAGAAACTACGTCAATTGCAGGAAATATTGAATGcatcaaagaaaaaacaaaatgaagagGTTTCCCAGGTCTCGCAGACTTCTGGTGGCACTCACAGTTCATATGACACTCATTCGAAAACGAAGACAGATTTGCCTCAGTCAAGCTGTGCAAGTGGTGCGAAAGGAATCAGTTCTGTTGGCACCAAAATTGATACGGAGATGGTTGGGAGCAAGGTAACAATTTCAAAGAAAGGAGATCCAAAAGCATCGAAAGTCTCTTCAGTTACAAACTTACGGTACTTGTCTTTTCTACAAGAACATGTGTTACTTGATGTTTCATCTGATAGTACGAGTACCTCTTCATCGGACTCTGAAGTTGCATAA